One window of Novipirellula aureliae genomic DNA carries:
- the sthA gene encoding Si-specific NAD(P)(+) transhydrogenase: protein MNDSQKKDKQLEDNENGASQNETLQNASRPKKFDFDLIVLGSGPGGEGAAMQAAKGGMRVAIAERYTQIGGGCTHWGTIPSKALRYCITSTMKALQNPTFRQMGVNVSPTLEQLRQGTQTIIGKQVSMRQSFYERNGVPVLRGEARFLDKQTISVDGCEPLRAKHFVIATGSRPFHPDGVDFNHPRIFDSDSVLMLKERPQSMAVYGAGVIGTEYASMFRNLGIKVNLVNTREKLLEFLDDEITDALSYHLRDQGVIIRHNETMRRVEGCEDGVVLHLESGKRVKTDVFLWANGRTGNTDKLGLDNIPLEANSRGQIEVDEQFQTSVPHIYAVGDVIGFPSLASAAYTQGRAAAMHMLGQVDGNLRVDDIPTGIYTSPEISSVGKTERELTAAKVPYEVGHSLFRSLARAQITGETTGMLKILFHRDTLEILGVHCFGVNASEIIHIGQAVMNQPNGRNTLEYFTETTFNYPTMAEAYRVAALNGMNRLF from the coding sequence ATGAACGATTCGCAAAAGAAAGATAAACAATTGGAAGACAATGAAAACGGGGCTAGCCAAAACGAGACGCTCCAAAACGCATCGAGGCCCAAAAAGTTCGATTTCGACTTGATCGTCCTGGGATCGGGCCCAGGAGGCGAAGGCGCCGCGATGCAAGCCGCCAAAGGTGGAATGCGAGTCGCCATCGCTGAACGTTATACGCAAATCGGCGGCGGTTGCACTCACTGGGGGACCATTCCCAGCAAAGCTCTTCGCTACTGTATCACATCGACGATGAAGGCGCTGCAGAATCCGACATTCCGCCAAATGGGCGTGAACGTCAGCCCTACGCTCGAACAATTGCGCCAGGGTACGCAAACCATCATCGGCAAACAAGTCTCGATGCGTCAATCGTTTTACGAACGCAATGGGGTGCCGGTATTACGTGGCGAAGCCCGCTTTTTGGACAAGCAAACGATCTCGGTCGACGGTTGCGAACCGCTCAGGGCAAAGCATTTTGTCATCGCCACGGGGTCGCGTCCTTTTCATCCTGACGGGGTCGACTTCAATCATCCTCGCATTTTCGACAGTGACTCGGTACTCATGCTCAAGGAACGACCACAGAGCATGGCGGTCTATGGCGCGGGGGTGATTGGTACCGAATACGCCTCGATGTTTCGCAATTTGGGGATCAAGGTCAACTTGGTCAATACTCGCGAGAAGTTACTGGAGTTTCTCGACGATGAGATCACCGATGCCCTTTCGTATCACCTTCGCGATCAAGGCGTGATCATTCGACACAACGAAACGATGCGACGAGTGGAAGGCTGTGAGGATGGTGTTGTGTTGCATCTCGAAAGTGGCAAACGAGTGAAAACCGATGTCTTTCTTTGGGCCAATGGACGGACGGGCAACACCGACAAGCTCGGGCTCGATAACATTCCGCTCGAAGCGAATTCTCGCGGCCAAATCGAGGTTGACGAACAATTCCAAACCTCGGTGCCTCATATCTATGCCGTTGGCGATGTGATTGGTTTCCCATCGCTCGCCAGCGCCGCGTATACGCAAGGCCGTGCGGCAGCAATGCACATGCTCGGTCAAGTCGATGGCAATTTGCGAGTCGACGATATTCCCACAGGGATCTACACCAGTCCCGAGATTAGTTCCGTTGGCAAGACCGAGCGTGAGTTGACGGCAGCGAAAGTGCCATACGAGGTTGGGCACAGCCTATTCCGCTCACTCGCCCGGGCCCAGATTACGGGCGAGACCACAGGGATGCTCAAGATCCTGTTCCACCGCGATACCCTGGAAATTCTTGGCGTGCATTGTTTTGGTGTCAACGCATCGGAGATCATTCATATTGGTCAAGCGGTCATGAATCAGCCCAACGGCCGAAACACATTAGAGTACTTCACCGAGACAACGTTCAACTATCCCACGATGGCGGAAGCGTACCGAGTTGCCGCCCTCAACGGAATGAACCGATTATTCTAG
- a CDS encoding carbon-nitrogen hydrolase family protein, whose protein sequence is MLIACVQTDIAFADFDENKKRVFRAIEEAGKQNADLVVMPECMLCGYAYESRRSALEQAITDENDAFKQIAEAAQKANLHITLGFLEKQGDQLFNASVLVGASGVVGKYRKIHLPHLGVDRFVDRGDIPYTVYQADDVRIGMAICYDSSFPEPMRVLGLAGADVIALGTNWPVTAMRTAEVVPPARSMENHLFFVAANRIGSEGGFDFCGLSTICGPDGVVLARSDNDRPVILYADIDPEEARNKTIERTAGTHVIDRFKDRRPEFYGPIGK, encoded by the coding sequence ATGTTGATCGCTTGTGTCCAGACGGATATCGCATTTGCCGATTTTGATGAAAACAAAAAACGAGTTTTTCGTGCGATCGAAGAGGCTGGGAAACAGAACGCCGATTTAGTGGTAATGCCTGAGTGTATGCTGTGCGGCTATGCCTATGAAAGCCGTCGATCGGCATTGGAGCAGGCAATCACGGACGAAAACGATGCATTCAAGCAGATCGCCGAGGCAGCCCAAAAAGCGAATCTGCACATCACACTCGGTTTTCTAGAGAAACAAGGCGACCAACTTTTCAATGCATCGGTATTGGTCGGGGCAAGCGGTGTGGTCGGCAAATACCGCAAGATCCATCTGCCACATCTCGGTGTCGACCGCTTCGTCGATCGCGGCGATATCCCCTATACCGTTTACCAAGCCGACGATGTGAGAATCGGCATGGCGATTTGCTACGACAGTTCTTTCCCAGAACCGATGCGGGTGCTCGGCTTGGCCGGCGCCGACGTGATTGCGCTGGGGACCAATTGGCCGGTGACGGCCATGCGGACCGCTGAAGTCGTTCCGCCTGCCCGTAGTATGGAGAACCATTTGTTCTTTGTTGCCGCCAATCGAATCGGTAGCGAGGGCGGATTCGATTTTTGTGGACTTAGCACTATCTGCGGCCCCGATGGTGTCGTGCTCGCTCGCAGCGATAACGATCGCCCAGTGATTTTGTATGCCGACATCGATCCCGAGGAAGCGAGAAACAAGACGATCGAGCGGACGGCCGGAACACACGTGATCGACCGCTTCAAAGATCGACGACCCGAATTCTACGGTCCCATTGGCAAGTAG
- the typA gene encoding translational GTPase TypA, translating to MTSSILAAADETNHSLQEPVRRNDIRNVVIIAHVDHGKTTTVDCLLRQSGQFRDTELRGEQILDSNDLERERGITILSKNIAIEYRGVKINLIDTPGHADFGGEVERVVKMADGALVLVDAAEGPMPQTRFVLEKALQAGCRPIVVVNKVDRPDGRPHEALDEALELLAELGGEEQLDQAAFVFASSKEGYATLDPAKPTTDMRPLLDLLVDALPGPEVDTDSPLQMMVTTLDWSEYVGRIAIGRISGGSIKAGQTIDLHQKSGVTKQKIANLYVFDKLGRTAAESAGAGDIVAIEGLAKVEIGDTITAVDVGEALPRLTVDEPTLEMVFSVNTSPMVGREGKYVTTRQLKGRLEKELERNVALRVEMVEGTEAYAVKGRGVLHLAILIETMRREGFELSVGKPRVIFREIDGKQHEPFETLRVEVPTESMGPVMELVGNRRGQIEEIAQRGEYSLLRFLIPSRGLIGLRTRLLNATRGTAIIHHRFESYREVEGDLPKRANGVLVSMTSGKTMPHAMFLLQDRSEMFVPPGVEVYEGMIVGENARDNDMIVNACREKKLTNIRAAGSDDNVILKPPRDLSLEAALEYIEEDEIVEVTPESIRLRKIVLTESARRRLGRNR from the coding sequence ATGACATCATCTATTCTCGCGGCCGCCGACGAAACCAATCACTCACTGCAAGAACCTGTGCGACGAAACGATATTCGCAACGTGGTCATCATCGCCCACGTCGATCATGGCAAAACCACCACCGTCGATTGCCTGCTTCGACAAAGTGGACAATTTCGCGATACGGAATTGCGAGGAGAGCAGATTCTCGATTCGAACGATCTCGAGCGTGAACGAGGGATCACGATTTTGTCCAAGAACATCGCAATTGAGTATCGCGGTGTGAAAATCAATTTAATCGACACGCCCGGTCACGCTGATTTTGGTGGCGAGGTCGAGCGGGTCGTCAAAATGGCTGACGGAGCACTCGTGCTTGTCGATGCTGCCGAGGGGCCAATGCCTCAGACTCGCTTCGTCCTTGAAAAAGCACTGCAAGCAGGCTGTCGTCCGATCGTGGTTGTCAATAAAGTCGATCGTCCCGACGGGCGGCCTCACGAGGCGCTCGACGAGGCGTTGGAGCTGCTCGCTGAACTCGGCGGCGAAGAGCAACTCGACCAGGCCGCTTTCGTTTTCGCTAGCAGCAAGGAAGGCTACGCGACGCTCGATCCAGCCAAGCCGACGACCGACATGCGCCCTCTATTGGATTTGCTGGTCGATGCCCTTCCAGGGCCAGAAGTGGATACGGATTCACCGCTACAAATGATGGTTACGACGCTTGATTGGAGTGAGTATGTCGGGCGAATCGCGATCGGCCGGATTTCGGGCGGCAGCATCAAGGCGGGGCAAACAATCGATTTGCATCAAAAATCGGGCGTCACGAAACAAAAGATTGCGAACCTTTACGTGTTTGATAAACTGGGACGGACCGCTGCCGAATCAGCAGGTGCCGGTGACATTGTTGCCATCGAAGGATTGGCAAAGGTAGAGATCGGTGACACGATCACCGCCGTCGATGTCGGCGAAGCGTTGCCGCGTCTAACGGTCGACGAGCCGACCCTGGAAATGGTTTTTAGCGTCAACACATCACCGATGGTTGGCCGCGAAGGCAAATACGTGACGACGCGTCAACTCAAAGGGCGACTCGAAAAGGAGCTCGAACGAAACGTCGCTCTACGGGTCGAGATGGTCGAAGGCACCGAGGCGTACGCGGTCAAAGGGCGAGGCGTACTGCACTTAGCCATCCTCATTGAAACGATGCGCCGTGAAGGTTTCGAGCTGAGTGTCGGGAAACCTCGCGTGATCTTTCGCGAAATCGATGGCAAGCAACACGAGCCGTTTGAGACCCTGCGAGTCGAAGTACCAACCGAGTCGATGGGTCCCGTGATGGAATTGGTCGGTAACCGCCGAGGGCAAATTGAAGAAATCGCCCAACGTGGCGAGTACAGTTTGTTGCGATTCCTGATCCCCTCTCGAGGTTTAATCGGGTTGAGGACGCGACTGCTCAATGCCACGCGAGGAACCGCGATCATTCACCATCGCTTCGAAAGCTATCGAGAAGTGGAAGGTGACTTGCCCAAGCGAGCCAACGGGGTTTTGGTTTCGATGACCTCCGGCAAAACGATGCCGCATGCAATGTTCTTACTGCAAGACCGCAGCGAAATGTTTGTGCCCCCTGGTGTCGAAGTTTACGAGGGCATGATCGTCGGCGAGAACGCTCGAGACAACGATATGATCGTCAATGCTTGCCGAGAGAAGAAGCTAACCAACATTCGTGCTGCCGGTAGCGACGACAACGTGATCCTGAAACCCCCGCGAGATCTGTCGCTCGAAGCGGCTCTCGAGTATATCGAAGAAGACGAAATCGTCGAGGTTACGCCAGAAAGCATTCGCTTGAGAAAGATCGTCTTAACCGAATCGGCCCGCCGCCGCCTCGGTCGCAACCGCTAG